A section of the Aminiphilus circumscriptus DSM 16581 genome encodes:
- a CDS encoding bifunctional adenosylcobinamide kinase/adenosylcobinamide-phosphate guanylyltransferase: MSSLTLFLGGMRSGKSHLAQMTAERLGGSTVTYVATADVKDAEMAARIALHRAARPETWQTLEGAPEEIPEKIRGIRGVLLLDCLTLWLSRLLLADPSADGEDPAAWNAAEKRILDLLEHLLDAPARSAHFLVVSNEVGHAPIPLYHLGRRFVDLQGRANQVAAARADAVAFVVAGIPQWLKGTPPDMPDL, translated from the coding sequence ATGTCATCCCTGACCCTGTTCCTCGGCGGCATGCGGAGCGGTAAAAGCCATCTCGCCCAGATGACGGCGGAGCGCCTCGGCGGCAGCACCGTCACGTACGTGGCCACAGCGGACGTCAAAGACGCGGAGATGGCGGCCCGCATCGCCCTGCACCGGGCCGCACGGCCCGAGACATGGCAGACCCTGGAAGGAGCACCGGAGGAAATCCCCGAAAAAATCCGGGGCATCCGGGGCGTTCTTCTGCTGGATTGTCTTACCCTCTGGCTCTCCAGGCTTCTTCTGGCGGACCCCTCCGCCGATGGAGAGGACCCTGCCGCATGGAACGCGGCGGAAAAGCGGATTCTGGATCTCCTGGAGCACCTGCTCGACGCGCCCGCCCGGAGTGCTCATTTTCTCGTGGTCAGCAACGAGGTGGGGCACGCTCCCATTCCTCTGTACCATCTCGGACGGCGTTTCGTCGATCTTCAGGGACGAGCGAACCAAGTCGCTGCGGCAAGGGCAGACGCGGTGGCCTTCGTGGTCGCGGGCATTCCGCAATGGCTCAAGGGAACGCCC